A region of Neovison vison isolate M4711 chromosome 7, ASM_NN_V1, whole genome shotgun sequence DNA encodes the following proteins:
- the LOC122913663 gene encoding olfactory receptor 1013-like, with the protein MDEKNFTKVKEFILLGFTSDLWLQKVLFVIFFIIYVASLSGNITLISLICADSRLHTAMYFFIGNLSFLDLWYSSVYTPKILVTCISEDKSISFAGCLAQFFFSAGLAYSECYLLAAMAYDRYVAITNPLLYSQVMSSRLCASLVAASYLSGFLNSIIITSETFTLSFCGSNVIDDYFCDLPPLVKLACDVKESYQAVLYFILASNVIAPAVLILASYLFIIAAILKIRSTQGRLKAVSTCGSHLTAVTLYYGSILFIYSRPSTSYALERDKVVSVFYTVVIPLLNPLIYSLRNKDVKDALKKMLDRAPIFK; encoded by the coding sequence GAGAAAAATTTCACCAAAGTGAAAGAGTTTATACTTTTAGGGTTTACATCAGACCTGTGGTTACAGAAAGTACtctttgtcattttcttcatCATCTATGTTGCTAGTCTTTCAGGGAACATTACCCTGATTTCTCTGATCTGTGCTGATTCTCGGCTCCACACAGCCATGTATTTCTTCATTGGGAACCTGTCTTTTCTGGATCTCTGGTATTCCTCTGTCTACACCCCAAAGATCCTGGTGACCTGCATCTCGGAAGACAAAAGCATCTCCTTTGCTGGCTGCCTAGCTCAGTTCTTCTTCTCTGCTGGGTTGGCATATAGTGAGTGTTACCTGTTGGCTGCCATGGCTTATGACCGTTATGTGGCCATCACCAACCCTCTGCTTTATTCACAGGTGATGTCCTCAAGGCTATGTGCAAGTCTTGTAGCAGCTTCATACCTTAGTGGCTTTCTTAACTCAATCATCATTACCAGTGAGACATTTACCCTCAGCTTCTGTGGGAGCAATGTTATTGATGATTACTTCTGTGATCTGCCCCCCCTTGTCAAGCTGGCCTGTGATGTGAAGGAGAGCTACCAGGCTGTGCTCTATTTCATACTGGCCTCCAATGTCATTGCTCCTGCTGTGCTCATCCTTGCCTCCTACCTCTTTATCATTGCTGCCATCTTGAAGATCCGCTCCACCCAAGGCCGCCTCAAGGCTGTCTCTACCTGTGGCTCTCATTTGACAGCTGTCACCTTGTACTATGGCTCTATTCTCTTCATTTACTCCCGTCCAAGTACGAGCTATGCCCTGGAAAGGGATAAAGTGGTGTCAGTGTTCTATACTGTGGTGATACCATTGTTGAATCCCTTGATCTATAGCTTAAGGAATAAAGATGTTAAAGATGCTCTGAAGAAAATGTTAGATAGGGCaccaatttttaaatga